One segment of Thermosynechococcus sp. HN-54 DNA contains the following:
- the rppA gene encoding two-component system response regulator RppA produces the protein MRILFVEDDPEQLEPLSVALSHVGHLVDAVQEGETAQWLMQEKTYDLLILDWMLPQVSGLELCTQYRQLGKSTPILLLTAKDTTADKVMGLDAGADDYLIKPVDVMELLARVRALGRRSPQWLGDQLHLQNLVLDLPSMTLQRGDRAIVLSTREYQFLEFFLRHPGQVISREQLELNLWEWDNQPESNAVSTQIRRLRLRLGELGCADWLETIYGMGYRLQASS, from the coding sequence ATGCGTATCTTATTCGTGGAAGATGATCCAGAGCAATTAGAGCCACTGAGTGTTGCCCTTTCTCACGTGGGGCATCTGGTGGATGCGGTTCAGGAGGGAGAAACAGCCCAATGGCTGATGCAGGAAAAAACCTATGACCTGCTGATCTTGGACTGGATGTTACCGCAAGTCAGTGGCCTCGAACTCTGTACCCAGTACCGCCAACTGGGAAAGAGCACGCCAATTTTGCTGCTCACCGCCAAGGATACCACTGCCGACAAAGTAATGGGGCTAGATGCCGGTGCCGATGATTATTTGATCAAGCCAGTCGATGTGATGGAACTGTTGGCACGGGTGCGTGCCCTTGGCCGGCGATCGCCCCAATGGCTAGGCGATCAATTACATCTGCAAAATTTAGTCTTAGATTTGCCCTCAATGACACTCCAACGGGGCGATCGCGCGATCGTGCTCTCCACACGGGAATACCAGTTTTTGGAGTTTTTTCTGCGCCATCCGGGGCAAGTGATTAGTCGCGAACAACTGGAACTGAACCTTTGGGAGTGGGACAACCAACCAGAAAGTAACGCCGTCAGTACCCAAATTCGCCGCTTGCGCCTGCGCCTAGGGGAGCTGGGGTGTGCTGACTGGCTAGAGACCATCTACGGCATGGGCTACCGCCTACAAGCCAGTTCCTAA
- a CDS encoding histidine phosphatase family protein codes for MRLILIRHGEAVGNASGVMLGRQDVPLTERGRQQALALREKLPPPNAIYTSPLQRCHDTATLINPCPDLKIQELAELIEIDQGIFTGLTWAQAQAQHPELCEELEESDYLIPVPEAESMAMAWQRAKQAWKQLRRHSDEDCVWCISHGGFLQCLISVVLGSDRLWGMEIPPAAWFDFSVRVDLDGRFEAENIRWWRINVFNQNL; via the coding sequence ATGCGCTTAATTTTGATCCGCCACGGTGAGGCTGTGGGTAATGCCTCAGGTGTCATGTTAGGACGGCAAGATGTGCCCCTCACAGAACGGGGACGGCAACAAGCCCTTGCCCTGCGAGAAAAACTCCCGCCGCCGAATGCCATTTACACAAGTCCACTGCAACGCTGCCACGATACGGCTACGCTCATCAATCCCTGTCCCGACTTAAAGATTCAAGAGCTAGCGGAGTTGATTGAAATTGATCAGGGGATTTTCACAGGACTGACATGGGCGCAGGCACAGGCGCAACATCCCGAGCTTTGTGAAGAGCTAGAAGAAAGTGACTACCTGATTCCAGTCCCCGAAGCAGAGTCAATGGCCATGGCTTGGCAGCGGGCAAAACAGGCTTGGAAACAACTCCGACGCCACAGCGATGAGGACTGCGTTTGGTGTATTAGTCATGGCGGCTTTTTGCAGTGCCTGATTAGCGTTGTTCTGGGGAGCGATCGCCTGTGGGGGATGGAAATTCCGCCGGCTGCTTGGTTTGACTTCTCAGTACGAGTGGATTTGGATGGCCGCTTTGAAGCAGAAAATATCCGCTGGTGGCGCATCAATGTCTTCAATCAGAACCTCTAG
- the purU gene encoding formyltetrahydrofolate deformylase — MPMLTMTLCISCPDQRGLVAKLAQFVYRYNGNIVHADHHTDAVAGIFLSRLEWELDGFEIPRNQIAATFINYAHQEKVFASWEGVRWQLRASDIPYRLAIWVSRQDHCLWDLLLRQRAGDLFAEIPLIISNHEHLRPIAEQFGIDFHYIPVTPETKPLAEAKQLQLLKDYNIDLVILAKYMQVLSPEFIEAFPQVINIHHSFLPAFAGANPYHRAYERGVKIIGATAHYATADLDEGPIIEQAVVHVSHRDTVADLIRKGKDLERVVLARAVRLHLQNRILVYDNRTAVFA; from the coding sequence ATGCCCATGCTCACCATGACCCTCTGCATTTCCTGTCCCGATCAGCGGGGGTTAGTGGCTAAGTTGGCGCAGTTTGTCTATCGCTACAACGGAAACATTGTCCATGCCGACCACCACACCGATGCCGTCGCGGGCATTTTTCTCTCTCGCCTAGAGTGGGAACTGGATGGCTTTGAGATTCCTCGCAATCAGATTGCCGCCACATTTATTAACTATGCGCATCAGGAAAAAGTCTTTGCCAGTTGGGAGGGGGTGCGCTGGCAACTGCGGGCATCAGATATTCCCTATCGCTTGGCCATTTGGGTGAGCCGCCAAGATCATTGCCTGTGGGATTTGCTGCTGCGGCAGCGGGCGGGAGATCTCTTTGCGGAAATTCCCCTGATCATCAGTAACCATGAGCATTTACGCCCGATTGCTGAACAGTTTGGCATTGACTTTCACTATATCCCTGTGACGCCAGAGACCAAGCCCCTTGCTGAAGCCAAGCAACTGCAACTGCTCAAGGACTACAACATTGATCTGGTGATACTGGCCAAGTATATGCAGGTGCTTAGTCCTGAATTTATTGAGGCCTTTCCCCAAGTGATCAACATTCACCATTCCTTTTTGCCTGCCTTTGCGGGTGCCAATCCCTACCACCGTGCCTATGAGCGGGGGGTGAAAATCATTGGTGCTACGGCTCACTATGCCACAGCGGATTTAGACGAAGGGCCGATTATTGAGCAGGCAGTTGTGCACGTGAGCCATCGGGATACAGTGGCGGATTTGATTCGTAAGGGCAAAGATTTAGAACGGGTGGTCTTGGCACGGGCGGTGCGGCTGCATTTGCAAAATCGGATTCTGGTGTATGACAATCGCACGGCAGTGTTTGCCTAG
- a CDS encoding cell wall metabolism sensor histidine kinase WalK has product MLKGLCLKVQAWQRLPPTQRGIVIIALPVCCLLSTVGVLIWLSASIADYEGWVRHTQRVQLEGRELLNHLIDAETGVRGYHLTQQVGFLEPYYTAAAQLPLTLENLEVLISDNPHQLDHFRHLKSLVEETFHLLAQQLEDAPNLSLAETEQRLYFYRQLEQAKQAMDRSRAAINAFMSEEDRLLADRQQHLEALRQINTVVLLLAVVVGLGSSGLAIHWFRQLYQEVDLRGQRLEAACDRLARFTANASHELRAPIAAILSHAQVGLLLARQAPEQSLPRLEKVAALARAMGQLVNDLLFLARYEGVSPPDFATSFDLVPFLEQVAQEWQETSTASHPFHLEVPSVPLLIQGDREMLKQVVLNLLTNADRYTPKGGTITLQLESQGSSAVIHVSDTGMGISEAALPHIFDYFYRDERVRQQGISGSGLGLAIVRQIVHLHRGSITVHSQENQGSTFTVRLPLAP; this is encoded by the coding sequence ATGCTGAAGGGATTATGTCTAAAGGTTCAAGCATGGCAGCGACTGCCCCCCACCCAGCGGGGCATTGTCATCATTGCCCTACCTGTGTGCTGTCTCTTGAGTACTGTGGGGGTGTTGATTTGGCTCAGTGCTAGCATTGCGGACTACGAAGGCTGGGTGCGCCATACGCAACGGGTGCAGCTTGAGGGACGGGAGCTATTGAATCACCTCATTGATGCTGAAACAGGTGTGCGCGGCTATCATCTCACGCAACAGGTGGGCTTTCTTGAGCCTTACTACACTGCCGCCGCCCAATTGCCCTTAACCCTTGAGAATTTAGAGGTACTGATCAGCGATAACCCACACCAGTTAGATCACTTTCGGCACCTCAAATCCTTAGTAGAAGAGACCTTTCACTTGTTAGCACAGCAACTGGAGGACGCCCCCAACCTTTCTCTGGCAGAGACGGAGCAACGACTCTACTTTTATCGGCAATTGGAGCAAGCAAAACAGGCAATGGATCGTTCCCGTGCTGCCATTAACGCCTTCATGAGCGAAGAAGATCGCCTTTTGGCCGATCGCCAACAACATTTAGAGGCGCTGCGGCAGATCAATACCGTTGTGCTCCTATTGGCCGTGGTGGTGGGGTTGGGCAGTAGTGGCTTAGCGATTCATTGGTTTCGCCAACTCTATCAGGAAGTGGATCTGCGAGGACAGCGTCTTGAGGCCGCCTGCGATCGCTTGGCTCGATTTACCGCCAATGCTTCCCACGAACTGCGAGCACCCATTGCAGCGATTCTCAGCCATGCCCAAGTGGGACTCCTGCTGGCTCGACAAGCCCCTGAGCAATCCTTACCCCGGCTAGAAAAAGTGGCCGCACTGGCGAGGGCCATGGGACAACTGGTGAATGATTTGCTCTTTCTGGCTCGCTATGAGGGGGTGTCTCCCCCAGACTTTGCCACATCCTTTGATTTAGTGCCCTTTCTCGAGCAAGTCGCCCAAGAATGGCAGGAAACAAGCACAGCCAGTCATCCCTTTCATCTCGAAGTGCCATCGGTTCCTCTACTCATTCAGGGCGATCGCGAGATGCTCAAGCAAGTAGTGCTCAATTTGCTCACCAATGCCGATCGCTATACGCCCAAGGGAGGCACGATTACTCTTCAGTTAGAATCGCAGGGAAGCTCAGCAGTGATTCACGTCAGCGATACAGGCATGGGAATTAGTGAGGCGGCTCTGCCCCATATTTTTGATTATTTCTATCGTGACGAGCGGGTGCGGCAACAGGGCATTAGCGGTTCAGGGCTAGGACTAGCGATTGTGCGCCAAATCGTCCATCTCCACCGGGGCAGCATCACAGTTCACAGCCAAGAGAATCAAGGTTCTACCTTTACCGTCAGATTGCCCCTTGCTCCTTAG
- the thrC gene encoding threonine synthase: MPVTLSAPPIRPAWHGLIHAYGDFLPVSDRTPVVTLYEGNTPLIPVPQIAARIGRNVSVYVKYDGLNPTGSFKDRGMTMAISKAKEAGAEAVICASTGNTSAAAAAYARRAGLRAYVLVPEGYVAQGKLAQALLYGAEVIAIEGNFDKALEIVRLMAETYPVTLVNSVNPYRLEGQKTAAFEVVDSLGNAPDWLCIPMGNAGNITAYWMGFCQYREQNRCDRLPRMMGFQAAGSAPLVKGEVVTHPETIATAIRIGNPANWQRAIAVKEASQGAFNAVTDEEILNAYCLLASEEGIFCEPASAASVAGLLRLADQVPSGATVVCVLTGNGLKDPETALKQESDRFHRHIEPTEQTVAKVMGF; encoded by the coding sequence GTGCCTGTAACACTCTCTGCTCCCCCCATCCGTCCTGCTTGGCATGGCCTGATTCACGCCTACGGCGACTTTTTGCCCGTGAGCGATCGCACTCCGGTGGTCACGCTCTATGAAGGCAATACACCACTGATTCCCGTGCCTCAAATTGCTGCACGGATTGGCCGCAATGTCTCGGTTTATGTCAAGTACGATGGCCTCAACCCGACGGGGAGCTTCAAAGATCGCGGCATGACGATGGCCATTTCCAAGGCGAAGGAAGCGGGAGCCGAAGCCGTGATCTGTGCCAGCACAGGCAATACCTCAGCCGCTGCTGCCGCCTATGCCCGACGAGCTGGACTGCGCGCCTATGTCTTGGTGCCCGAAGGTTATGTTGCCCAAGGGAAACTCGCCCAAGCCCTCCTCTACGGCGCCGAAGTCATTGCCATTGAGGGCAACTTTGATAAAGCCCTAGAGATTGTGCGCCTAATGGCGGAAACCTACCCCGTGACGCTGGTCAATTCCGTCAATCCCTATCGGTTGGAAGGACAGAAAACAGCCGCCTTTGAGGTGGTGGATAGCTTGGGTAATGCCCCCGATTGGCTGTGTATCCCCATGGGTAATGCGGGAAACATTACTGCCTATTGGATGGGCTTTTGCCAGTATCGTGAGCAAAATCGTTGCGATCGCCTACCACGCATGATGGGCTTTCAAGCAGCGGGTTCTGCTCCCCTTGTCAAGGGTGAGGTTGTCACGCATCCGGAAACGATTGCGACGGCCATTCGTATTGGCAATCCTGCCAACTGGCAACGGGCGATCGCCGTCAAAGAAGCCAGCCAAGGTGCCTTTAATGCCGTTACCGATGAGGAAATTCTCAACGCCTACTGTCTGCTGGCCTCTGAGGAAGGTATCTTCTGCGAACCGGCTAGTGCGGCTTCTGTGGCGGGCCTCTTGAGATTGGCCGATCAGGTGCCCAGTGGTGCCACGGTGGTTTGTGTGCTGACGGGCAATGGTCTCAAGGATCCAGAAACGGCGCTCAAGCAGGAGAGCGATCGCTTCCACCGCCACATCGAACCCACTGAGCAAACTGTGGCCAAGGTAATGGGCTTTTAG
- a CDS encoding cation-translocating P-type ATPase: MTPANIEPEFLWHALSADEVIDRLGSDRQQGLSLTDVQRRQATYGRNELIDNGRRPRWQIFIDQFRNVMLIMLLVVAFVSGTLDILEAIGENSVPFPKDAIAILLVVILNAILGYVQEARAEEALAALKSMAAPKVRVLREGKVMEIDSPELVVGDIFFLEAGVKVAADGRLLEAVNLQIREAALTGEAEAASKNAEKILPNDTEVGDRVNLVFAGTEVNQGRGVAVVTAIGMDTELGKIAVALQGVEQEPTPLQKRMTELGNHLVAIALVLVGIVVIAGGLYDPSLLGHLIEVALSMAVAVVPEGLPAVITVTLALGTQRMVKRHALIRRLPAVETLGSVTTICSDKTGTLTQNKMVVQAVATTSYQAKVSGTGYEPRGEFYDANTNDPSALYERQLLLLAGALCNDALLKQHAAEWVILGDPTEGSLLPLAAKGGIDLKALQEKAERVAEFPFDADRKRMSTFYRSESIPDIPLREPYWMVTKGSPELTLECCQWRQVGQEIQPLTLEDRQAILAANDRFAAQGLRVLGIAHRYWSELPPAESVDTSERELIWLGLVGILDPPRPEVLEAVATCRTAGIRPIMITGDHQLTAQAIASQIGICQWGDRALTGQDIEKLSREELDAATLTVNVYARVSPEHKLRIVKSLQRHGEIVAMTGDGVNDAPALKQADIGVAMGITGTDVTKEASDMVLLDDNFATIVAATEEGRVIYSNIRRFIKYILGSNIGEVITIACSPLLGLGGVPLTPLQILWMNLVTDGLPALALAVEPGDPDVMKRPPIQPNESIFGRGLGSYMIRVGLILAMTGIALMVWAYGYTAEHLEEGLDPRRWTTMVFTTLCLAQMGHALAARSSSRLTIEMNLSSNLYVWGSVILTTILQLLLIYAAPLRRFFGTYLLSSTELAVCIGFSTLVFVWVELEKLVLRLFNKGQELKLLE, from the coding sequence ATGACCCCCGCCAACATTGAGCCTGAATTCCTGTGGCACGCTCTCAGTGCTGATGAAGTCATTGACCGCCTTGGTAGCGATCGCCAACAAGGGCTGAGCCTTACCGACGTCCAACGGCGACAGGCAACGTATGGTCGCAATGAACTGATTGACAATGGCCGCCGACCCCGCTGGCAAATTTTCATCGATCAGTTTCGCAATGTGATGCTGATCATGCTGCTGGTGGTGGCCTTTGTCTCAGGTACGTTGGACATCCTTGAGGCAATTGGCGAGAATTCAGTTCCTTTTCCCAAGGACGCCATTGCCATCCTGCTGGTGGTGATTCTGAATGCCATTTTAGGCTACGTTCAAGAAGCCCGTGCGGAAGAAGCCCTCGCTGCCCTAAAAAGCATGGCGGCGCCCAAGGTGCGCGTCCTGCGCGAGGGGAAAGTCATGGAAATTGATTCCCCGGAACTGGTGGTTGGCGACATTTTCTTTTTAGAAGCAGGGGTCAAAGTGGCAGCCGATGGTCGCCTTCTAGAAGCGGTCAATCTGCAAATCCGCGAAGCGGCACTCACGGGTGAAGCCGAAGCGGCCAGTAAAAATGCCGAGAAAATTTTGCCAAATGATACAGAAGTAGGCGATCGCGTCAATCTGGTGTTTGCGGGGACAGAGGTCAACCAAGGCCGAGGCGTGGCGGTGGTGACAGCAATCGGCATGGATACGGAACTCGGAAAAATAGCTGTTGCTCTCCAAGGGGTTGAGCAAGAACCCACTCCTCTGCAAAAACGGATGACCGAACTGGGAAATCACCTAGTCGCGATTGCCTTAGTGCTTGTGGGCATTGTGGTCATTGCCGGTGGTCTTTATGATCCTTCCCTGTTGGGGCATCTGATTGAAGTTGCTCTCAGTATGGCCGTAGCAGTGGTGCCCGAAGGCTTGCCCGCCGTGATTACCGTCACCCTTGCATTGGGAACGCAACGGATGGTGAAACGCCATGCCCTGATTCGTCGGCTGCCGGCAGTGGAGACCCTTGGGAGTGTTACGACCATTTGCTCGGATAAAACAGGTACCCTCACCCAAAACAAAATGGTGGTGCAGGCAGTGGCTACCACCTCCTATCAGGCCAAGGTGAGCGGCACTGGCTATGAACCGAGGGGGGAATTTTACGACGCGAATACCAATGACCCCTCAGCCCTGTACGAACGGCAACTGCTCCTTTTGGCAGGCGCGCTGTGCAATGATGCCCTTCTCAAACAACACGCAGCAGAGTGGGTGATTCTGGGGGATCCAACAGAAGGCTCCCTCTTGCCCTTGGCCGCTAAAGGCGGGATTGACCTCAAAGCATTGCAGGAAAAGGCTGAGCGGGTGGCGGAGTTTCCCTTTGATGCCGATCGCAAGCGGATGAGTACGTTCTACCGCAGCGAGTCCATTCCTGACATTCCACTACGGGAACCCTACTGGATGGTGACCAAGGGATCACCGGAACTGACCTTGGAATGCTGTCAATGGCGCCAAGTGGGGCAGGAGATTCAACCCCTGACGCTGGAGGATCGCCAAGCGATTCTGGCTGCAAACGATCGCTTTGCCGCTCAGGGTCTGCGGGTCTTGGGCATTGCCCATCGCTACTGGTCAGAGCTGCCACCAGCCGAGAGTGTGGATACTAGTGAGCGGGAGTTAATCTGGTTGGGGCTAGTGGGCATTCTTGATCCACCCCGCCCGGAGGTGCTGGAGGCCGTCGCCACTTGTCGCACTGCGGGGATTCGCCCGATTATGATTACGGGAGATCATCAACTGACTGCACAGGCGATCGCCAGTCAAATTGGCATTTGTCAGTGGGGCGATCGCGCCCTTACAGGTCAAGACATCGAAAAACTAAGCCGCGAAGAATTGGATGCAGCGACGCTAACCGTGAATGTCTATGCACGGGTGTCCCCAGAGCACAAACTGCGGATTGTGAAATCCTTGCAACGCCACGGTGAAATTGTGGCCATGACCGGTGATGGCGTCAATGATGCCCCGGCCCTCAAACAAGCAGATATTGGCGTGGCCATGGGAATCACAGGCACCGATGTCACCAAAGAAGCCAGCGATATGGTGCTTTTGGATGATAACTTTGCCACCATCGTTGCTGCCACCGAGGAAGGGCGCGTCATTTATAGCAACATTCGTCGCTTTATTAAATACATTCTTGGCTCCAATATCGGTGAAGTGATTACGATCGCCTGTTCACCCTTGCTGGGACTAGGAGGCGTGCCCCTGACTCCGCTACAAATCCTGTGGATGAACCTAGTCACTGACGGCTTACCAGCCCTAGCACTTGCTGTGGAACCCGGCGACCCAGATGTGATGAAGCGCCCGCCGATTCAACCCAATGAAAGCATTTTTGGCCGCGGCCTCGGTTCCTATATGATCCGTGTGGGCTTGATCTTGGCCATGACTGGCATTGCCCTGATGGTATGGGCCTATGGCTACACCGCCGAGCACTTAGAGGAGGGTCTCGATCCGCGCCGTTGGACAACGATGGTCTTTACAACCCTCTGCTTAGCGCAAATGGGTCATGCCCTTGCCGCCCGCTCCAGTAGTCGGCTGACCATTGAAATGAATCTCAGCTCCAACCTCTATGTTTGGGGATCGGTCATCCTAACAACAATCTTGCAACTGCTTCTAATTTATGCGGCACCCCTGCGGCGGTTCTTTGGCACCTATTTGCTTTCTAGTACTGAGCTAGCGGTGTGCATCGGCTTTAGCACGCTGGTATTTGTGTGGGTGGAGTTAGAGAAACTGGTGTTGCGGCTATTCAACAAAGGCCAAGAACTGAAGTTATTGGAGTAA
- a CDS encoding type ISP restriction/modification enzyme, protein MCFAQKGQQVDKTTIIYNRHVTLTGIPLEAYDYGVNGKPAPEWVMNRYQVTVDKDSQIRNDPNDWSNGPRYIIDLLK, encoded by the coding sequence ATGTGCTTTGCCCAAAAAGGGCAGCAAGTGGATAAGACCACGATTATCTACAACCGCCATGTCACCCTAACGGGGATTCCCCTTGAGGCCTATGACTATGGGGTAAACGGCAAGCCTGCCCCTGAGTGGGTGATGAATCGCTATCAAGTCACTGTGGACAAAGACAGTCAAATTCGCAATGACCCCAACGACTGGTCAAATGGCCCGCGCTACATCATTGATTTGCTGAAGTGA